TGTTCCTCCTTATACAAAGCcctgtatgtaataaaaaagaaatatatacttattaactaATTTATGATTTGTTTCAAAGCACTAATCTCTATATTAAATCTTTACAAAAACAAAGGAAGAGTAAAGattaataaacaactttgacattggaTTTATGTTATATCATAGGTGGagatcttgattaatatatgattTACATCCTTAGTTTTCAAAGTGGTTCAGGTGGGCTCCTAGAGTTCGAAGGGAGACTTGTTGGTGAGACGAAAAAAAAAGGAGGATTAATATTCGTAAGTGGTGTTCTACGAAAATTCATCTGCTTTCGATAGTGTAGAACTAAAATGTAGGTTTGACTTCATCTATCATTATATgcagataatattttaagaactcGCAACTCAGCTGCAACGCAAATTTCGAATATTCACATTTTTCGTCGAGTTTTGGGAATATGGTCGAAATATAGGTGCAAGGGATCCACCAGAACCAGCTAAATTTTGAAAGTTGTCTATGAGAAAGAAGTTTGGCAAACTCTGGTATACATTATGAATTTGTCATAAAATGGCGTTTTCACAATCATTACAACACTAATTGCATTGAATAAGTAAAccttaagtttgtttattttatatttttactcctACTATAATTGAAGAAGCTATAACAATCATGGAATCATGGCTTTTTTTTGGGTTGCcatatatgtatctattaaaattaataattaaggaaGTCGAAATCTGGAATTAGTTACTTTAATGTTTACACTTACCAGAActcaaaataatagatatataaatatatctcctatatttaataagaaaatgctaatgtattgaattatatgCATTAGAAATCTAAAAAATTACCTTCCGCTTAACAAATCTTTCTTCTCAATTACCAACAACTTAAAAGTAGCCTCAATATATCTCTCATCCATTTCCTTTTGGAAGGCTGTAGTCATCCTCCGGGAAATCATCTCAAGTTCTTCCTGAACATTCTTAATGAAGTTTTGGGTTATGTCCACAATCTGATATCAAAGCAAAGATGTACcattatgtattatttgaataaaattgtgaTGTAAATTCCTACTTAATTAAAGGGCATTTTAgaactgaaattataataatatctttaccaTAGTTTAATGGGCAGCTAGATTTCTTTGTgggtatttatcatatttaagtaCAATTGATAACATCCTCAAGCAGCTATTAACTAtagatttatatagaaatttacatacatttaaacatatatcaatGGTGCCATATTTATTTGCTGCTAAATGACTGAGCCCTTCATAAACACTACTCAAATTGTTATCACTTTTTTCAATCTCTTTCCCAATACATGGTGTACTTGGTAATCTGTGGAATGTGCTAAATATTCTACATTTGTTCTGTACATCCTTTGGCTGTCGAAGCTTTTCATTGTAGTCCAGAATGGAATATTGATCTTTTGTTGGTTCCAAAATGAAAGGCAAAATTTGTGATAGTTTTGAATGttctgaaatttaaaaataatttaatatctatttaagaaaatatgggACAGAAAATTATGTACATAGCAAATAGCAGAGCACAATTTtgataattcattcattcatattagtatattatctaCAATGATGTCCCAGAAGTAAGCAAAGTTTTTAAagcatatgtacatacatatgcttTAAGAACTATGTACTTAATAATATGTAGAaacatctaaatatatatcagttggttttgcttttataaaatatttaacatattatagatTACAAGTggcttaaaaagtatataatgtgACATTACCctctcttaatattatattgagctTCAAAAAATGAGACTTATCCTCAGTCTGAACACTATTTGATACTGTTTTGACCTTCCTTGTAAAACTTGGAGCTTCTTTCTTTCCATAGATACTATTGTTATGCCTTTGACTGTAATTTACAATTGAGGTTTTtcagtacaatttatttattttcatttaaaatacattttacaaaaaaatatttaccttgcAGATATGTCACTACCAGCTACGGTTATTTGTGTTAGCTTTACTTTGTTTGATTCCAGCATCTTGCATTTCTCTTTGATACTAATAATTTCCATGTTCTGTAAAACATTGAAAACTGttgatatttttgatattttttttaagaaatttaggAAAGTGGAATGTATTGTAGTGTACCTTGAAATCTAATTGATTGCGTAAATCATGCATTTGGTTATTCACAGCAGTTAACTTCTCTGACCATTCTATTTGAGCCTTTTCCTGTGCCTTTGTTTTCTCTAACCTTGCATTATCAACAGCTATTTGGCATGTCTTCAGCTGAGTCCGGAGAATTGATGCCTCACCTtcttttgtaaaacatttttctaaCAATTTACCATTTTCTGACTTCAATTTCGCATTCTCTTCTTGTATTTGCAGTAACTGACGATAAACTTGGTCCGAGTTTTGGCTTTTATATATGttgtcattaattattatatcctCACTAACATTAACACCATCTCTTTTACAATCTTTAAACATGCCAGGTAGTGGTGACGATATTGTTTTGAAGCTATCTCTCATTTTTGTTGATATTGCATTTGTTGGACTAAAAGGTTTCTTGAAAGTAAAGCTAGACTTTGAGGTACTTGGAATGGATTTGCTAATTTGAGTGCTTGTTGTCGAAGGTTGCATACACATGCTATAATCAGGTAAtgtagtattgttatgttctgtaAACGCTTCTTCGCAAGCTTGGCTCGCCAATAGAAGTATTTCGTCATCATTGTCATCTCCCCAAGTGTCTGTTTGTTCAATATCTAAACGAAagagtaaacaaaattaatcacTCGTCTGAAAAtccaaaagttttatatttgagaaaaaaatataacaaaataaacacgtaAATTTAAACCTTTGCTAGGTCCAGCATTTTGACTCAATGGAAAATTATGATCGGATATGGAAATATCAAGTTTAGCCTTTTTTCTTTCCCCGTATTGTTGTGGATATATAAATCGTTTtgacattttttctttattttatcacCCTTTCAATCTACTTTCATtcaaaaaatctattgaaaacataacttttttcaaaaacaattataaattagatgTCAATCGAATCTAGTGCTTATTTACTGTCTGTAATGTCAATCTAGTTAACCAGTAACCACAGAGTATcacatatgtaataaattaaagggaaagtaattttattttaattaaagtcacTACACACTTTACAGTTCTTTGTATGCTACAAAGAAGCATcttaaatttcgtaaatttgttacttcaattgaaaaaaataattaagaatgacTGATTGCGCATCAAAAATACTTCAAGAATGCtcgatttttgatattttttcctAGCTTAATGAATTGACTAATAAGTTACTTCTTTCgcaattttctttaattttatacctatgtaatgaaaaaaactaGCAAACATATCAAACAGATTTAAAAAGACTGATTTTCGATGTTTTTTTACAAGTCAgcagtacaaataaataaattacttaagcgttaataaatatttaaaactacttaTGCTTTCTTATTTTtcacattcatatttttttaattatttataatttacatatatagtaatttaaaaggGAAATCAGCAAGCATGGcagcattttattttgtatccagattataaataatgttatagataattgaaaaactaacaaatttatttgtttttaaacttaaatatatattcatcaataaataaaccagaataaatagaaataaaactaatatttttcaaGTGTTTTAAGACCTTTTGTAACTTATGCAAAGACCATAGACAATAAATGCAACGCGGAAAAGTTTATGTTGATCtagattatttttgatttagttCGTCGTGGAAATTTGTAAGGAGAGGACGTACACCATGTCTGTTGCATATAAACTTGGTGATTTAGTTTGGTATGTAGttaaaacttacatttaaatagtgaaaactaaagtaacatttttatagtGTTACTAAGCtccaaaattttatttgttacaggGCAAAAATGAAGGGGTTCAGCCCTTGGCCCGGCCGGGTGAGTCTCTTTAAAACGCTATTTTGATGTAAAAATGCTAACTTTTATCGACAAaatcatagaaatatattatcaaaatgtaaaCATATCTAAAACTGACTTTTTCGATGATGTATTTCAAAGTAGTAGTCGTATAGAATTAATGAGCGGGAATTTTTTGTAAGAGCGAATGTAGACGCTTATGTATTGTACATATCGTGTATTCTACTAATTACGGTATCTCATGCTGCCGCCAAGTTGATACAAGACTTTAAAAGAGACAAAATAGATACTCTGCTTGTAAACAACcgataataaattcatattaaacatCACATTCTATCCAACTTAAACAAGTGCATGAGAAAGAAGGACAAAACATTGCCCTATATTTTGGTAAGTAATCGAGCTTTACCTAACTATTTGATGTTCATTTTTCAGGTTGCCATCCCTACTCCGGAGCTGAAACCTCCAAAGAAGGCAATGAATGTACAATGCATTTACTTTTTTGGAACTAATAATTAGTAAGTATgtcatatattttgaatataggaCTTATATAGTAgtcagttattttaaaactatggtattattttttttacaaaatataagttgtatgttatttttctaaagaataaatattataaacataacaatcctttataaaatctatgatttaatattgacaacatattgaaaaattaattatatatttgaaaacttattttataactttgacAAACACTTTGTACACAACAAGATATCAgtcttttcatttaatatatatatatatatatatatgattagaCTATgtcttcataaattattaattagcatgtgattttaaataaatcataatttaaaagaaaaccaataaatttgATGACAGGTGAAAAATTATTCTCTTTAAAAATTactgaatgtaatgtaatagtCTATAATTGCTACTTGATAGTATTAGTTGATTTggtatatctaaaaataaacaattttaatgtagagataaaaaagatatttattttcaaagaaattttctttattactttttagGCAGAAAAACTAATACAACCATTGTTAGAAACTAAGTCTtttgtcccttgttcctgtaattacactggctcactgacctaTCTAACTTGTattcaataatactaagtattgctgttttgtagTAGAATATGAGATGCACGGCTGGTAATCAGATGGCCCTGCATATAGCCATTCTACTAAGTTTTAACCATTcagacatatattataattttaaatcttgttTGAGTTCttgagttattaattattttctaaaaatgacCTCTAGTAgttatagataaaatttgtttcattcgctaaatataattcaaaatgttcCATAGTTTTGTCAGAAgcttaataatgttttgttattgtaagtgaacaattttacatttgtaacaacataaacattatttatacaaaaaaaaggttttgtaGATGTCCTATTATAGTAATGGAAGTTACAGCTAAAACTGTGCATCTGATTTATATTGGtgctatttgaatatttatttggcGGGAAATTCTGATTTTCTTAGCTGGCATTGTAGCAGCCCCTTCGTTTGATCATAGCTAGCTAACAACTAGAGAACTGATGTTGAATAATAAACTATTGATACTTTATCTAAACTAAGAatactcataatattttttaaattaaatttttttttttatatatacaaatgatttACAATTGACACTATCATCGTTGGGACTTTCAACATGATACTATATACGGGTTTTTGTAGTAAGAGGTCTGGATTTCAAATAATGATATACttagttttaaatgattattaaacaaaaaagagtgtccgtttgatatatttttatacattacctgtattactttattgaaataatgcTCAATTTTCAACATACAAAATGTATCCATGATTGCACTGCATCTAGAGTCAGCATCGTATCATATATCTAgatctaattaaaatatgtatcatcTTATGTTTATgggtaacattttaaaacattttaatgcatATAATGCGGTAAAGAGTCCATATAtaaggcaataaaaaaataattaactattactagaaaacattgcaaaaatatgtataatataaataaatataccgtgGAAATGTAGCATTAATAGAAGCAGCATTTTCTTATCGGAAGTTTTTAATAGTCTATGAAAACCTAAAAGTACAgccaacaaaaaaaacaatatgagaCTGTTTTTTTTACGATGCTAATGGGCCCCCTGATGatatgtggtcaccatcgtcTATAGACATTgccgccgtaagaaatttttaacagtccttacattgtcaatactgcaccaaccttaggaactcgttttatttcccttgtgccgtAAACTGACTTGCTTTCCCTTCAAATTGGCactcaacaatactatgtagtgggtggtacccaggaCTTACACAAAGTAAATgtgtttagatttatattatatttatgccaTAATTATCTTTACTCTTCTATGTGATGTGTTTGACATAATGCTAATGAAATGATATTttcaaaaggatttttttttttaagaaaaattcaATCGTAATGTAACTCCTATTACGTTTGATAAACATATCAAATGTAATACAAAGTCGtccaataaaatatgttttatgtaaattattgtacaaatactaacccttttttatttgtatttttttgtattgtaaaataaaccttataCCTCATAAGGTATAAGATTGAATTTTATTACGAGCAAAGGTaaacattaaatgttatatataatgtacattgCGCGTTCGATGTGGACGGTATACAGTACTATACTGAGATAATTGgccaaatagaaaatatttttgttgacaATTTGTTTTGGAGTTTTTGAATTAGTATATACGAGTGAATaagaaaagtataaataaatcactGTATATTTAgtgcaatattaattatattattttgtaaacaatttaaactaaatattcaaATAGGAAGCGATTTGCATTTGTCAACTTTTTCCAACTGTTAAGAGTAAATGAGATGCGAGTAATGTTCGAGCGAGATAGCATGAGAACACTAGATAGTATAAGTTAAGGGGAAATTTTAGGCATGTCGCCTGTTTCTTAATAAACATTCAAAACTGCTTGTCATTAAAAAATGGTCTCATTTCTCCAGTATCGTCCATGCCTTATATTGAGTATAAGGCTATAAATTGCTCACTTGTGCATTGGCAAGTAGCATTTATTTCAGTGTTTATGTGACGCCAGCTTTATGAGTTTGTTTTTTACACCCAGTTCTTATATGTAACGCATCGTTATTGTACATCAGTAACTAAAACCCGTACAAGTAATTCTACATCACTAATTTGAAACttgcgaaaatatttttataggaatGATATTGAATTAGGCTTCGTAGACAACTCTAccgtctatttatatttatatggttaTTTTCAAGATATCTGTGTAATATTTATCAGCAGGCTTTGCCCTGTACAAACCCATCTGTAGTTTTATACCTCGGGTACCAaacatcagtttttttttatcaggttTTAAAGGTGATTCGGCCACTAATTACAGGCACCTTACCTTACCAGTACCTTTGCGGTGCATTGGCTTTAAGAAAcggtttatatttctaatagatTGTATTGTCTACTGGCGAAGATGATCATTTATCATGAGGTCTTGACAATCTTTGGCTTGTGTTGAAATACGTTTACAAGGAAGACTAGGAAAATTGTTTCTTGCCATTACTTCTTATCTGATGCTGCCTACTTTCAGATTACTCACGCAACtaccattttatataaatatatatattttttttttaggaaattgtatttttcaagTTCAGGatatacgtttaaaaattataaattattgtactcaaaaatgcaaattaattttCCTTACTATTCTAGTAATACGTTTTAGACTAAATTAGTCTCTATTATTGAGATGGTTGATGCAGCAGGAGAACTTTGGCTCTCCGACGATTTCTAAGTTTACATcctaaagtaataatattattattttttgataattcaGTCTCGTATTTCACGTATAGCAAAGAACTCATAACAACTTTTTGTAACCCTAAAAAAGCCTCGACTCTCTTTTATGTTTTTCCATATAAAAGTTAGTCCAATATCAATACTGCCATCATCTCAATGGCACTCACAACACTTAGAAATCTGAAGGGCCCATATCCCATATCTGAACTTAGGATCTCCCTAATTAACAGTTTGTTTAATTGTAATCGCGCCACATGCGTCCTATTGTCcctaaaaacaaatgtattgaAGCTATTCGTGACATATTTCTGACTGGTACACATATAGGGCATTACTTGTGGGTACAGTTAAGTTGCTGTCTTTTAAAGAGTAAATTTTTGTCatgtaaaaatgaaattatcatgtaatttaattaatttttcttgatCTTATGTGAAAACTTACAAGTACgagggaaaaaatattttgcttcgTAAAAGAGCTTTATGAGCCCGTGTGTGTGCCCGtaccacatattctaccgccaaatagccaTACTTTGTATTGATGTGATCCGGGTTGAATGTGTTATTGTAAATACGGGTTCAAGACCattcatcttagtttccaaagttggtaaCGCTTTGGCGAAGGATTGGAATGTTCCTTACAAAGCCAATGCAATGGGTGATGGTGACGACTACGATAGCCAttagatattttcataaaaaaaaaacaaaaaccattAAAAGTTAGGTTATTGCATACGTTCGAACCACTTTTTTTACCATCCCAAGCAGATATCTAACTTGGTAAGTAGAATTGCCTCAAGAaggaaacaaagaaataaatgtattttttgtccACAGTGCCTGGATTGAAGAGCATAATATAAAGCCCTACCAGGAACACAAGGAGCAGCTGATCAAGTCCTGCAAAACCGCAGCATTTAAGGAAGCGGTCGCCCAAATTGAGGAATATATTGAAAATCCTGAGGTTAGTTTTTATACGTTCCTTTTTGTGACATATCTAGGATTGTCAGTGTATTTGGAGATCTATTCACAAGTGCCATAAGGGTCATTTTTCAACTGTGGTACAGGTTACCAACATATCATACCAACATGTGACAACAGATTGTCTATCATATTCATaacatgattttaaattaatgaagcGTTTGTTCATTTGTCTTGCTTTAAActatttgatttcattattattaattttggaaaTGCTTATGTTACGAGATGTTGGtgttgattttgtttattattgtttttatgctTTTgtgatagtttattttaaatcaatatagtttatattcaaatcaatatcaaaacttaaaaaatatttagaaataaaaaattacagcaACATTTTAACGCTGGTTGATTTATATGtgataaatcttatttatgtCATTCGTACTTATATATTCTAGGTAGGTGGACTGggaaatgggccatctgatggtaagtggtcgtcaCCGCTCATagactgttagaaatattatccattattGACATCGTCAATGTGCCCCCAAGTCTGGGGACTAATAAGCTTATTTCTTTGTGCATGTAATTACGTTGACACACTGTTCTAACCGGTACACAACCAAGACCAGGACTTAGTGCTGGTGTTTAGTGGTGAAATAAAGTaagactgggtggtacctaccgtgacaggcttacacaaagaCCTGCCAGTGTGctaaacaagattatattaaatattctgctACTTCTATTCAAAATTAACATTGAACCTGTGGGCCTTATGCCCCGGCGATAATGTCcggatgaaaatgttttttttaaaaagctataaagatatatataatatattatttgaatggcTGTAATGGCCACTTCAATTATGAACAGAAGGAGGATGGATGGGGTAgggatattttattgatatcaaCATACGTGAAAAGACCTTAAAGTTTATATACTAACTTTACAAGATAACGTAACAACAAACATGTCAATCTGGAAAAAAACTGCAATAATAGAGAAAATTTGAACGTCGTGCTCTGTTAAGTCCGTAACCAAGCAGAAAAATTCTCTCAAATCATAATGAGTGAGATGGCAACTGTCTATAAAACTCATTGTCTtggttaaaacattttataagtaGCTTGATATTTAACGACATCAggaattattttgaaatcaccCATGTCAGAACTCGaaaaattattgaaagaagATATTAATCTGTATTCGTTAGATTACCACGATTACGAGGATCTTACCTAATAATCTGGGTTTGACACGAGTCACCTTTGAGTGGCCATATTATGCTCACGCCTTATCAAAAGCATCTGCTGTTGAAGCACCACACCGCTCTAGTTAGAGTTGTATGGCTCACCATACATTCGATGTACGATCTGAGGATCGTACATCGATTTTCCATCGAAATAAACCGAGTCATATAATCATCGCTTGGGTCCTGAAATAAAGCAGCAATGGCATAAAAACGGTACGTCATCCTGAAAGAGCTTGCGGTATCTAAATCTACCGGGATGAAGAGTAACCAAAGAGTACTCCTAAATGGCACTTGTAAATAGTCTCTGATAGAAGATATTTATCCAAAGGTGTTGCTTTTGGCAGACAACTCGACGACTCGACTCGACTACATTAAAGTTGCGACGGCGTTAAACAAATAAGGGTTCAAGACGCTTGTTCACCCACCCTATAGTCCTTTCGGATTTATCCCCACGCTGCTTATACTTACCAAACCtaaccaaacaaaaaaaaatagttaccagaattaaaattattatcagacGTTCAAGAACCAGCCACTAtatgacattaattatattgtaaagcaAAAATTGTTACTAGACTTATAATCCTTCCATTTCGCGGACTTTTGTACCTTCCCTCgttaaaagaacattttttaaagtatattttttatgatttaatcttttatataaatttaaacttaaatttatttttttagagtttaaaaataaattattattatagattaagtTTTAATCGTAATGTACAAGATGTAAATCTACAGCAATTTTGAagtatagattctaccgagaaggacAGTCAagaaattagttattatttttattgaacacattaattgtatattattaaattaatataaagtttacGAACATCAACGTGTGTCGTAACTATGTATGTCGTAAAATATAAGGCGTACaagaatatattgtaaaacGATCACGAATGAAAACAATACttttgacacatttttttaagaaattaaaataaaacaacaaacaaacaagatGCTGTGTtagttagaaaaataatatataatgtctaAGTTTAGACCAAGGACCTAATCTCCGAAGCTACTCATGTAATCTTAAAGATTCTTTCACTAATATTTAGAGATAACCCTCAGGATGGATCATAACGTATGGCCTAGAAAAATTAccacgttaaaataataatttataaagataaccGAAAACGTTCGAGAGAATGCGCTTTTACGAACGCGGTTTCTATAGTACGAGTACATATATGCATGCTTTCTATAGAAAAGTGTGTTGAACTGTAAAAAACGTCTGCGACGATTATATGTAACGgttgatttaatatatcattaattatagtatattatacatgtaGGACCACTTGCCGGATTATTATAGATatcagattaattaaatatcgaaagatattatttattgatcatAACATACAGACGATCAATAAACCAGCTATACATCTGCTATATATGCTATATGTATGGACAACAGATTATTAGTAGCTCCTATCCATACATAAGCTTAACAATTTCTTAGATTGACAATGTGCCGACTATGAGAACTGATTTGTTTAttacaaatcatttttatttattccttctGTTAAATAGTCTCAGCATTAAAATATCTGCATTTGAGGACTGTGAATGAATATAGATTTGATGTTATTGTATCTAGGATCGTATACAATGAAAACTATTTGATTAGAGACTTTAAATAACGTAACCTTAGAGAAGAACTCTTGATTTAAATGTCAAGTCAGTGTTGTGTGTGATCTTAAATGCTAGTTAGAAATGTATTATCCATATCTATTGTCGtcttattagtttaatattggTTCTGAGTTAGAAAGCAGGGTTTCAATTGAAGACACATGCCTGAACTATGATATTTATTGGATATTCTTGGTTCGAAGACGCAAGTACAGCTTGCATAGAAATTAAGATAAAGTTTTTAAGTACTATCCAGTAATAACATTACACGCGTTGTCTTCGACCGCGTCTAATTGTTAGGTTAGCCTATGTTCTTTGTTGTACTCCAAATTTTATGATGGTTCAAacaattgttacaaataaaaagagGAAGTTAGAATAAAGTCTATAAATTGAGATagcaataatcaaatataatagaaaCGACCAATTTCTCCGCAATCTTCGGATGATTTccgttaaagtttttaatatatatgttttgttatgatattatatattttttgaattgtaataaataacgtCAAGGGTACATAATAGATGCGCTATGATTTCGTTTTTCATTTTCGAAGTGATTGATagagtattaatatataatatttccagtgattttttatataattagcatATTAGAGAATAATTGAATAATCATTAGTCAGTTAGATTTGTCAACATTCGggttctaaattaaatacaccATCCAGATTTCCTCCGggttaaataagaattatatttaattcctgATCGCCGCGCCACCTGCCGGGTCCAATCTAAACATCCATGGACCtacttaaatatcaaaattggtCCATCTGTGGAGTTAGTAACTTACACATGTGAaaaagttttatacatataacgataacaatatataataatattttattaaatttattaataaataataacactcgtttttcaaagtatttatttatttataaaacgaaatatcaaaatttatatatatattttaaatcgaaagTAGTTTATCTTACtgttagtttaaaaaattatgttattgtcATTAGAAATTCGGTGATTTCGATGAACACGCTCGTAACCCTGAAGAGGAATTCGACAAACTAAAAGATGTCATGAAAGAGGACAGCTCCGACGAGAAACCACCGGAGGAAGAGATCACTACCCCCGAGGTTAAGAAAAAGAGCGCCACGCCTAAGGTAATAAAGTCGAAAATTGATTGCATGTATTTGATCAGGAGATAAACCATTGTTGTTTTAAAGGTGGGTACAGTTTGTatgatgtttattatatttattcacttTTGTATCACCAAGAGTTGTTTTTGATGAGAAATGATAAAAGCAGCTTCGAGGACAGTTTTTAAATGATACATATCGTAGAGAGCAGGTTAAATTATCAAACAttacattgttaatttaaaatgaactttataCAAAGGCGAGTAAAATAGTTATTCATACGGTAGGTTTGAAATATATACGTATCTGGGGTTATGTTGCATTGT
This window of the Vanessa atalanta chromosome 21, ilVanAtal1.2, whole genome shotgun sequence genome carries:
- the LOC125072299 gene encoding uncharacterized protein LOC125072299 isoform X2 — protein: MSKRFIYPQQYGERKKAKLDISISDHNFPLSQNAGPSKDIEQTDTWGDDNDDEILLLASQACEEAFTEHNNTTLPDYSMCMQPSTTSTQISKSIPSTSKSSFTFKKPFSPTNAISTKMRDSFKTISSPLPGMFKDCKRDGVNVSEDIIINDNIYKSQNSDQVYRQLLQIQEENAKLKSENGKLLEKCFTKEGEASILRTQLKTCQIAVDNARLEKTKAQEKAQIEWSEKLTAVNNQMHDLRNQLDFKNMEIISIKEKCKMLESNKVKLTQITVAGSDISASQRHNNSIYGKKEAPSFTRKVKTVSNSVQTEDKSHFLKLNIILREEHSKLSQILPFILEPTKDQYSILDYNEKLRQPKDVQNKCRIFSTFHRLPSTPCIGKEIEKSDNNLSSVYEGLSHLAANKYGTIDICLNIVDITQNFIKNVQEELEMISRRMTTAFQKEMDERYIEATFKLLVIEKKDLLSGRALYKEEQGILARRMVCVLYYLLEDTRNKELLNKILEHDKKNDSNGQLYPFINDISRICTLLDNTTCALLYSGLLLSITLFLQAFTTNHERIKQILHICKSIIASRPMPFVTSEILKLLGKLACEENLLLQMCCKGSNGNLKLDYDQGVLLYKKDSCALQILLKQTEVSLKCIEKYHAVVQTLEITRSLLRLYCILNSQSDVHLEQHRCDCQTVFIQVIVFALRICAGYLNVDKCTKLAHSIKWRPT
- the LOC125072299 gene encoding uncharacterized protein LOC125072299 isoform X1, with protein sequence MSKRFIYPQQYGERKKAKLDISISDHNFPLSQNAGPSKDIEQTDTWGDDNDDEILLLASQACEEAFTEHNNTTLPDYSMCMQPSTTSTQISKSIPSTSKSSFTFKKPFSPTNAISTKMRDSFKTISSPLPGMFKDCKRDGVNVSEDIIINDNIYKSQNSDQVYRQLLQIQEENAKLKSENGKLLEKCFTKEGEASILRTQLKTCQIAVDNARLEKTKAQEKAQIEWSEKLTAVNNQMHDLRNQLDFKNMEIISIKEKCKMLESNKVKLTQITVAGSDISASQRHNNSIYGKKEAPSFTRKVKTVSNSVQTEDKSHFLKLNIILREEHSKLSQILPFILEPTKDQYSILDYNEKLRQPKDVQNKCRIFSTFHRLPSTPCIGKEIEKSDNNLSSVYEGLSHLAANKYGTIDICLNIVDITQNFIKNVQEELEMISRRMTTAFQKEMDERYIEATFKLLVIEKKDLLSGRALYKEEQGILARRMVCVLYYLLEDTRNKELLNKILEHDKKNDSNGQLYPFINDISRICTLLDNTTCALLYSGLLLSITLFLQAFTTNHERIKQILHICKSIIASRPMPFVTSEILKLLGKLACEENLLLQMCCKGSNGNLKLDYDQGVLLYKKDSCALQILLKQTEVSLKCIEKYHAVVQTLEITRSLLRLYCILNSQSDVHLEQHRCDCQTVFIQVIVFALRICAGYLNVDKCTKLDSSQHKMETDIMSVCRSGVQLLQRCEALSAAEGPLLALCHRLTTALGTTITCQRDRDFSNMLSEITNTFQTYSEELPPSYQTKAWLKSFQTFSIAD